The following proteins are co-located in the Primulina tabacum isolate GXHZ01 chromosome 11, ASM2559414v2, whole genome shotgun sequence genome:
- the LOC142518555 gene encoding LOW QUALITY PROTEIN: homeobox-leucine zipper protein ATHB-14-like (The sequence of the model RefSeq protein was modified relative to this genomic sequence to represent the inferred CDS: substituted 1 base at 1 genomic stop codon): MYRESNGSNSNSKQQXMDASKYVRYTPEQVEALERVYAECPKPSSLRRQQLIRECPILSNIEPKQIKVWFQNRRCREKQRKESSRLQSVNRKLSAMNKLLMEENDRLQNQVSQLVYDNGFMRQQIHTVSTTTDTSCESVVMNGQQQQQNPAPQHQQRDANTPAGLLAIAEETLAEFLGKATGTAVDWVQMIGMKPGPDSIGIVAVSRNCSGAAARACGLVSLEATKVAELLKDRLSWYRDCRCIDIASVIPTGNGGVIELTYMQTYAPTTLASARDFWTLRYTTSLEDGSLVICERSLASTTGGPTGPSAACFVRGEILPSGYLIRPCDGGGCIVHIVDHVDLDIWSVPEVLRPLYESSKILAQKMTMAALRHVRQIAQEMNGEIQCNGGRQPAVLRALSQKLCRGFNDAVNGFADDGWSIMSTDGVEDVTIAINSSPSKFLGSQYNTLSTLSSFGGVLCARASMLLQSVPPVLLVRFLREHRSEWADHGVDVYSAASLKLNPYAVPCARPGGFSSSQVILPLAHTVEHEEFLEVVRLEGHAFSPEDIALSKDMYLLQLCNGINETTSGACTQLVFAPIDESFGDDAPLLPSGFRVIPLDNKSDGRGTTRTLDLASALEVGHGGARCSGEADASSQNLRSVLTIAFQFTFESHYQDSVAAMACQYVRGIVGSVQRVAMAIAPSRLSSHLVPKPLPGSPEAVTLARWIFRSYGVHTGAELFEAESSSGDAILKQLWHHTDAIMCCSVKMNASAVFTFANQASLDMLETTLVALQDIMLDKILDEAGRKILLSEFSKIMQQGFTYLPAGVCVSSMGRPVSYEHAIVWKVLNDDDSNHCLAFMFVNWSFG; this comes from the exons ATGTACCGAGAGAGCAACGGCAGTAACAGTAATAGCAAGCAACAGTAGATGGATGCTAGCAAGTATGTCCGGTACACACCAGAGCAAGTAGAGGCTCTCGAAAGGGTTTACGCTGAGTGCCCGAAGCCTAGCTCTTTGAGAAGACAACAGCTGATTAGGGAATGTCCTATTTTATCTAACATTGAGCCGAAGCAAATCAAAGTCTGGTTTCAGAACCGCAG ATGCCGCGAAAAACAGAGAAAGGAATCATCTCGCCTCCAGTCTGTGAATAGGAAACTGAGTGCCATGAACAAGTTACTGATGGAAGAGAATGATCGATTACAAAATCAGGTCTCTCAGCTGGTTTATGACAATGGTTTTATGCGTCAGCAAATACACACT GTGAGTACAACTACTGATACAAGCTGTGAGTCTGTGGTTATGAATGGTCAGCAGCAACAGCAAAACCCAGCACCTCAGCATCAACAGAGAGATGCTAACACCCCAGCTGG TCTTCTTGCGATAGCTGAGGAGACCCTCGCAGAGTTCCTTGGAAAGGCTACTGGAACTGCTGTCGACTGGGTCCAGATGATTGGGATGAAG CCTGGTCCGGATTCTATTGGCATTGTTGCTGTTTCCCGCAACTGTAGTGGGGCAGCGGCACGAGCCTGTGGCCTTGTGAGTCTTGAGGCCACAAAG GTCGCCGAACTTCTTAAAGATCGCCTCTCTTGGTATCGGGATTGCCGCTGTATTGATATAGCAAGTGTGATTCCCACAGGAAATGGAGGGGTTATAGAGCTCACCTATATGCAG ACTTACGCACCGACAACACTGGCATCCGCTCGCGACTTTTGGACGCTGAGATACACTACGAGTTTGGAAGATGGCAGTCTTGTG ATTTGTGAGAGGTCATTGGCATCTACTACTGGTGGACCGACTGGTCCTTCTGCTGCATGTTTTGTTAGAGGTGAAATATTACCCAGTGGCTACCTCATACGTCCTTGTGATGGTGGTGGCTGTATCGTCCACATAGTCGATCACGTTGACTTGGAT ATTTGGAGTGTTCCAGAAGTTTTAAGGCCGCTTTATGAATCTTCTAAAATTCTTGCACAAAAGATGACTATGGCT GCATTGCGTCATGTTAGGCAAATTGCTCAGGAAATGAATGGAGAAATTCAGTGTAATGGTGGTAGGCAACCTGCTGTTCTGAGAGCTTTAAGTCAGAAGTTGTGTAG GGGATTTAATGATGCTGTCAACGGCTTTGCTGATGATGGTTGGTCAATAATGAGTACCGATGGAGTGGAAGATGTAACTATTGCCATCAACTCGTCTCCGAGCAAATTTCTTGGTTCCCAATATAACACATTGTCTACGCTTTCAAGTTTTGGTGGAGTTCTCTGTGCTAGGGCATCGATGCTTCTTCAA AGTGTGCCGCCTGTACTACTTGTTCGCTTCCTTAgagaacatcgatcagaatgGGCCGATCACGGTGTTGATGTTTATTCTGCTGCTtctcttaaattaaatccttatGCAGTCCCTTGTGCAAGACCTGGTGGGTTTTCAAGCAGTCAAGTGATTTTGCCCCTTGCACATACTGTTGAACATGAAGAG TTTCTGGAGGTAGTTCGCTTAGAGGGACATGCTTTCTCTCCAGAGGACATAGCTTTGTCAAAGGATATGTACTTGTTACAG TTATGCAATGGGATCAATGAAACAACATCCGGTGCATGCACACAGCTTGTATTTGCACCTATAGATGAATCATTTGGTGATGATGCACCTTTACTGCCTTCTGGTTTCCGTGTTATACCATTGGATAATAAATCG GATGGGCGTGGAACAACTCGAACACTTGACTTGGCTTCTGCCCTTGAGGTAGGACATGGTGGAGCTCGTTGTTCTGGTGAAGCTGATGCTAGCAGTCAAAATCTTAGGTCTGTTTTGACGATCGCATTTCAATTCACTTTTGAAAGTCACTATCAGGACAGTGTAGCTGCCATGGCCTGTCAATACGTTCGTGGTATTGTTGGGTCCGTACAGAGAGTAGCCATGGCCATAGCCCCATCTAGGCTCAGCTCCCATTTGGTACCTAAGCCACTCCCTGGTTCACCTGAGGCAGTGACATTGGCACGATGGATTTTCAGGAGCTACGG GGTGCACACCGGTGCTGAACTCTTTGAGGCCGAATCCAGTTCTGGTGATGCCATTCTTAAACAACTTTGGCACCACACGGATGCTATTATGTGCTGTTCTGTCAAAATGAAT GCATCAGCAGTATTTACATTTGCAAACCAGGCTAGTCTTGACATGCTGGAAACAACTCTGGTGGCCCTTCAAGATATAATGCTTGATAAAATTCTGGATGAAGCTGGCCGAAAGATTCTCCTTTCTGAGTTCTCAAAGATCATGCAGCAG GGCTTTACTTATTTGCCGGCCGGAGTCTGTGTTTCGAGCATGGGTAGGCCTGTTTCATACGAGCATGCGATCGTGTGGAAGGTGCTGAATGATGACGATTCAAATCATTGCCTAGCTTTCATGTTTGTAAACTGGTCTTTTGGTTGA